The Intestinibaculum porci DNA window TCTAAGACATCTTTGATGCGTTTTAATACATCTAATTCTTCCTTAGCTTCTTTATCCCCAGACTGCGCTTTCTTTTCAATCTTGCCGATACGTTTTTCAACAGTTTCTAAATCCGCAAAGATTAATTCTAAGTTAATCGTTTCGACATCACGAACGGGATCTACGCTGCCATCCACGTGGGTAATATCTTTATCTCTAAAGCAACGCACCACTTCCACAATGGCATTGGTTTCACGAATGTTGGCTAAGAACTTATTCCCTAAACCTTCACCACGAGAAGCCCCTTTGACTAATCCGGCGATATCCGTAAATTCAAATGTTGTATAAATTGTTTTCTTTGGGTTAAATAATTTTGCAAGATCATCTAAACGGTGATCAGGAACTTCCACAACGCCGACATTAGGATCAATAGTGGCGAAAGGATAGTTGGCTGCTTCGACCTGTGCATTGGTGATCGCATTAAATAAAGTAGACTTACCAACGTTTGGTAACCCTACGATTCCAGCTGTTAAAGCCATGTTTTTATCACTCCTTCATTTTCACGCTCTCATTTTAATATAGTTACCTTTAAAAAGCAATTAAACATGCTATACTTAAGACATGAAAACATTTTACTTATCAATAAATCAATATTTACAAAAACATCCTGCCTATCGGCATTTCATCGCCTTGGTGACCAAGTTCTCGGTCTACCCTTTTTATGGGCTTTACCCGGCAATTTTAGTCTATCTTTATATGACCAATAATGACCTGCTCATCGAGGTCACATTGAAACCTTTCTTTATGTTTCTCTTTGTGACCCTCTTTCGCAAAATGATCAATCGTCCAAGACCTTATGATCAGCTGCCGATCACCCCGATCGAAGAACATAAACAAGGAGAATCCTTTCCTTCCCGTCATAGCGCCAGTGCTTTTATTATTGCCTTAATGATCATAAAAGTATCACTTCCATTAGGTATCTTCGCATTATTATGCGCCATTATTGTGGCCTTATCGCGCTTACTTGGCGGTTTACATTACTTATCAGATATTGTGGCAGCCATTTTATTATCCGTATTGCTCTATTTTATCTGAAACAGTAAGCATCCTGTCCCAGCTCTTCTAGAGCCTGGGGCTTTTTAATCATGTAGACACCTCGTTTGACCTTTTCAATATAGCCTTCATCGACAAAGCTTTTAATCACTCTTTGAATTTGTCTGTAAGAACAGCCAATCATCTGGGCGACGCGGACAAAGTTATCTTCTACTCGATCATCCTCCGCCACGCTGATGAGATACGAAGCCAAGCGATTTTCCACTGGGAAATGTAAGGAGATCGCAGCATTGTTCCCGCTATAATAAGTAATCAAAGCTAAGTGTCTGGCAATATAGGTCATAAACATCAGATCATGCATGAAGATGTCTCGCGTCGTTTTCACATTGATACAAAGGGCGATGCATTTACTCATGGCAATCGCATCATGACTAACAGGCAGGCCATTCATAAATTCTACCATCCCAATCACTTCACCGACCTGGGAAATTCCATTCAGCAAAGTCGCACCATTGGAATTGGTATGAAGAGTCTGCACCTTCCCTTCGACAATGATGTAGGCATAATGGAGGTCTTCTCCCTGATCTAACAGGTAATCGCCTTTTTTAAATATTCTCTTTTCTAAATACCGATAATTCTCTGGAGAAACGATAGAACGTTCTTCAAGAATTTTCAAAAACTTGTCATTTTTCATAAAATCACCACCTTTAATATGACATATGTCGTGTTTTTTTGCAATAAAAGCACCTATAATGTCACACGGGGTGAGAAGATGGAATTATTACTAGCAGCAATCTGTGGAATGACAGTTTCTTATATGAATATACTAAACGGTCAATTATCAGCGGTAACCGGTAGTTTTCTATCTCTGGTTGTGATTCATCTGACAGGATTAATAGCGGTAATCCTGATGTTAGCAGTCAGAAAAGAGAAACTCACATTCAAAGCAGGAATCCCCCTCTTTGCCTACAGCGGTGGCATCGTTGGTGTACTAACAACCCTCTTTAGCGTAGTCGCAGTCTCAAAAGTTGGTGCAGCATCTCTAACAGCCTTATCATTAGGCGGCCAAATGGCAATTTCATTTCTGCTTGAACAAAACGGATGGCTCGGTGCTAGAAAACAGGCTATGACCCTTCCTAAGTTTGCTGGGTTATGTGTCGTAATTCTCGGGATTGGAGTGATGTTCTCATGATCGCCGTACTCTGTTCAATCTTTAGTGGTGTAACGATTGTATTATCGCGTCAAATCAATGGTTACTTCACTAAAAATACCAGTGCCAGCACAAGCACTTTTATGAATTACTTTACAGGGCTCGTCAGTTCAATCATAATATTTATCTTTTATGGGATCTCACTTACGCCACATATGAGAATAGAAACGTTCACAACAAATCCAATGATTCTCTTCGGCGGTGCAATCAGCGTCATCAATGTCTTTATACTCAATATCCTAGTATTAAGAGTACCGCCTGTGGCTTTGACCCTTACGACCTTTATTACTCAGATCCTTAGTGGGATGCTCTTCGATTATCTCTTTTATGGTCTCTTCTCCCCTCGTAAATTATTAGGTATATGCATCGTGATCGCTGGGTTAATCATCTCGCAGATGCCCGCGAAAAAACCGATGTACAGTACAATGACCCCTAAGAAGTCCAAATAATAGGACTTCTTTTTTTGTGTCTTGACTAAGGATCTCTGTTATTTACTTTCCAGCTGGATCCTTCGCAATTAAAAATGGTGAAGGAGCATCCTTCACCATCAATTATAATACTTTTTTACCACCGTATTTACGGACTTTTAAGACATGACAGCTGCCTTCACCAAAGTATTTTTCAATGCCTTTCTTATAGGTGTCGACATAATCATTGGCAACGAAGGCCTGAATAGTTCCCGCAAAACCGCCACCATGGACACGGCAGACACCATGATCACCTAAGAGATCTTCTGACAAGGTTAACGCTAAAGAAACACTCTGATGCTGTGGATCGGATGAAGCGTAGACATTCTGTAAAACTTTGTAGCTAGAGTTACCAGAGGCTTTCACTAAGTTTAAGAAAGCTGGGAAGTCTTTGTTTTCTAAAGCCGCTACTTCCTGTGGAACACGGTCATTTTCTTTAAAGAAATGATAAGCACGTAAAGCCGCACGATCTCCGCATTTTTCTCGTACTTCATCCATATGGTCTAAGAAATCCTGCAAGTTAACTTCTCTTAAAACATCTTTACCAAAGAACTGTGCGACAGCTTTCATTTCTGCTGGGACAGCTGCATATTCATCGGTTAAATTAGCATGGGAACCTTTGGCATCGACAATACATAAGCTGTAGCCAAATTCTCCAAAGTCTACATCAACATGTTTAACATCAGGATTTTCAGGATCCTTAAAATCAATCGTAATTAAGCCGCCGACCGCACAGGCACACTGATCCATTAAACCGCATGGTTTACCAAAGTATACATTTTCTGCGTACTGA harbors:
- a CDS encoding DMT family transporter — its product is MIAVLCSIFSGVTIVLSRQINGYFTKNTSASTSTFMNYFTGLVSSIIIFIFYGISLTPHMRIETFTTNPMILFGGAISVINVFILNILVLRVPPVALTLTTFITQILSGMLFDYLFYGLFSPRKLLGICIVIAGLIISQMPAKKPMYSTMTPKKSK
- a CDS encoding galactokinase produces the protein MNTQEFKEKLSYRQLDGVLLDLYEDESLLDYQYQRYESAIDKFESLYGEGDFEIYTAAGRSEVGGNHTDHQHGRVLAAAINLDAIGIVRKRDNIIKVLSDDYDIPEIDLNHLEKVDSEEGTSVALIKGVVAKLKDLGYKIGGFDAYITSDVLIGAGLSSSAAFEDIIGTIIDGLYNDMAIDMVTIAKVGQYAENVYFGKPCGLMDQCACAVGGLITIDFKDPENPDVKHVDVDFGEFGYSLCIVDAKGSHANLTDEYAAVPAEMKAVAQFFGKDVLREVNLQDFLDHMDEVREKCGDRAALRAYHFFKENDRVPQEVAALENKDFPAFLNLVKASGNSSYKVLQNVYASSDPQHQSVSLALTLSEDLLGDHGVCRVHGGGFAGTIQAFVANDYVDTYKKGIEKYFGEGSCHVLKVRKYGGKKVL
- a CDS encoding Crp/Fnr family transcriptional regulator, whose product is MKNDKFLKILEERSIVSPENYRYLEKRIFKKGDYLLDQGEDLHYAYIIVEGKVQTLHTNSNGATLLNGISQVGEVIGMVEFMNGLPVSHDAIAMSKCIALCINVKTTRDIFMHDLMFMTYIARHLALITYYSGNNAAISLHFPVENRLASYLISVAEDDRVEDNFVRVAQMIGCSYRQIQRVIKSFVDEGYIEKVKRGVYMIKKPQALEELGQDAYCFR
- a CDS encoding DMT family transporter; the encoded protein is MELLLAAICGMTVSYMNILNGQLSAVTGSFLSLVVIHLTGLIAVILMLAVRKEKLTFKAGIPLFAYSGGIVGVLTTLFSVVAVSKVGAASLTALSLGGQMAISFLLEQNGWLGARKQAMTLPKFAGLCVVILGIGVMFS
- a CDS encoding phosphatase PAP2 family protein; translated protein: MKTFYLSINQYLQKHPAYRHFIALVTKFSVYPFYGLYPAILVYLYMTNNDLLIEVTLKPFFMFLFVTLFRKMINRPRPYDQLPITPIEEHKQGESFPSRHSASAFIIALMIIKVSLPLGIFALLCAIIVALSRLLGGLHYLSDIVAAILLSVLLYFI